In Caminicella sporogenes DSM 14501, one DNA window encodes the following:
- a CDS encoding polysaccharide biosynthesis protein: MKKKLKNILLIFVDVLAINLSFLIAFAIRFDGNLMGKLASQYVPIYLHNALTLTLIKIVIFYMFKMYNSLWRYASIEELIQIISTSFFATAGSVSYMFIMQNHLPRSIYILTFILDIIFIGAVRFSYRILDKIKEKSILKRTKFKRVMIVGAGQAGAMVIKELKNHDELQSKPIAVIDDDETKLGKLINGVPVLGDRYHIKKIAEKKKIDEIIIAIPSASKREIKEIIEECSKTKCKLKILPGVFELIDGKVSVKEIRDVNIEDLLGREPVKVNLEEMSHYLKGKVVLVTGGGGSIGSELCRQISNFKPKKLLILDIYENNAYDIQNELKRSYPKLNLEVLIASIRDRKRIEEIFEVYKPNVVFHAAAHKHVPLMEANPQEAIKNNVFGTLNVAECADKYGSEKFVLISTDKAVNPTNVMGATKRMAEMIVQAMSKKSKTEFVAVRFGNVLGSNGSVIPLFKKQIANGGPVTVTHPEVTRYFMTIPEAVQLVIQAGAMAKGGEIFVLDMGEPVKIVDLAENLIRLSGFEPYKDIDIQFIGLRPGEKLYEELLMDEEGLKETQHNKIFIGKPLYIDYKVLEAQLRRLKELIEGDREELISHIQHMVPTYKRIS; the protein is encoded by the coding sequence ATGAAGAAAAAATTAAAGAATATCTTGTTAATATTTGTCGATGTATTAGCTATAAATTTGTCTTTTCTTATAGCTTTTGCAATTAGATTTGATGGCAATTTAATGGGAAAATTAGCAAGTCAATATGTTCCTATTTATTTACATAATGCTCTGACTTTAACTTTAATAAAGATAGTAATATTTTATATGTTTAAGATGTACAACAGCTTATGGCGTTATGCTAGTATTGAAGAGTTAATTCAGATTATTTCAACATCTTTTTTTGCTACAGCTGGTAGTGTAAGCTATATGTTCATAATGCAAAATCATTTGCCGCGAAGCATTTATATTTTAACTTTTATTTTAGATATTATATTTATAGGTGCAGTTAGATTTAGTTATAGGATATTAGATAAAATAAAAGAAAAAAGTATTTTAAAAAGAACTAAATTTAAGAGAGTAATGATAGTTGGAGCTGGACAAGCTGGGGCTATGGTTATAAAGGAGCTTAAAAACCATGATGAATTGCAGAGTAAACCTATAGCAGTCATTGATGATGATGAAACTAAGTTAGGCAAGTTAATAAATGGAGTTCCAGTTTTAGGAGATAGGTATCATATAAAGAAGATTGCTGAAAAAAAGAAGATTGATGAAATTATTATAGCTATACCTTCTGCTTCAAAGAGAGAAATAAAAGAAATTATTGAAGAATGCAGTAAAACTAAATGTAAGCTTAAAATATTACCAGGAGTGTTTGAACTTATAGATGGTAAAGTAAGTGTAAAAGAAATAAGAGATGTAAATATAGAAGATTTGTTAGGTAGAGAGCCTGTTAAAGTAAATCTTGAAGAAATGAGTCATTATTTAAAAGGAAAAGTAGTTTTAGTAACTGGTGGAGGAGGGTCTATAGGTTCTGAGTTATGTAGACAAATATCAAATTTTAAACCTAAAAAACTTTTGATATTAGATATATATGAGAATAATGCTTATGATATACAGAATGAACTTAAAAGAAGTTATCCGAAGCTTAATTTAGAGGTATTGATTGCTTCTATTCGAGATAGAAAGAGAATTGAAGAAATATTTGAAGTATATAAGCCAAATGTAGTTTTTCATGCAGCAGCTCATAAACATGTACCACTAATGGAAGCAAATCCACAGGAAGCTATAAAAAATAATGTATTTGGGACTCTTAATGTTGCAGAATGTGCAGATAAATATGGTTCAGAAAAATTTGTATTGATTTCTACAGATAAGGCAGTAAATCCAACAAATGTTATGGGAGCTACTAAACGTATGGCTGAGATGATAGTACAAGCCATGAGTAAAAAAAGTAAAACAGAATTTGTTGCTGTTAGATTTGGAAATGTCTTAGGAAGCAATGGTAGTGTTATTCCTCTATTTAAAAAGCAAATAGCAAATGGTGGACCTGTAACAGTTACACATCCAGAAGTAACTCGTTATTTTATGACTATACCTGAAGCAGTTCAGTTAGTTATTCAAGCTGGAGCTATGGCAAAAGGTGGAGAGATATTTGTTCTTGATATGGGTGAACCTGTAAAAATAGTAGATTTAGCAGAAAATCTTATAAGATTATCTGGATTTGAACCATATAAAGATATTGATATACAATTTATTGGTCTAAGGCCAGGAGAAAAATTATATGAAGAATTGTTGATGGATGAAGAAGGTCTAAAGGAGACACAGCATAATAAAATATTTATTGGAAAGCCATTATATATAGATTATAAAGTATTAGAGGCTCAGTTAAGAAGATTAAAAGAACTAATAGAAGGAGATAGAGAAGAACTAATCAGTCATATTCAGCATATGGTTCCAACTTATAAAAGAATAAGCTAG